A portion of the Sabethes cyaneus chromosome 3, idSabCyanKW18_F2, whole genome shotgun sequence genome contains these proteins:
- the LOC128743968 gene encoding cullin-1-like → MFNVFFGRKASRKQEPETSRKQQPETSGKQEPETTRKQEPETSRNEQQVKLIIQSNQSKLERSQKLNETWTELVGDITQIYKQEQNLLPSSYIALYTKVYNYCVTAKETSAKPVIYGDRMAQWPEHLLHNRLKEFLEQYLLSSLESGIGLVDVEVLRFYTKRWEEYQFSSEVLDGACGYLNRHWVMRERQEGHKDVYEVYEMALVTWRENLLKNLNKPITSAVLKLIERERNGETINSRLISGVVNCYVKLGLNKDGADPPSLSVYKEGFENVFLEDTEMFYARESAEFLRQNPVTEYLKRVEQRLSEEEKRVRVYLHESTQKSLKETCERALIQNHLEQFNAEFQNLLDSNDRNCELQRMYSLMVRVPGGLVELKTILEAHIHNQGLAAIAKCAETALTDPRIYVQSILDVHKTYNDLVITAFDNDSGFVTALDKSCGNFINRNAVTAASGSSGKSPELLAKYCDLLLKKSSKNPEEGELEDALNQVMIVFKYIEDKDVFQNFYSRMLAKRLVQYVSASDDAEASMISKLKQACGFEYTNKLQRMFQDIGISKRLNGKFKQHVKKMPQSAGNDIDFSILVLSSGSWPFKQGAACSVPFELEQSVHRFNEFYANQHSGRKLTWLYNLSRGELVTNCFRLQYTLQASTFQMAVLLQFNEQTTWTVQQLGENTTIKHDTLVQVLQLLLKAKLLTCSDGEADLQPGSRVELNTEFKNKKLRININFPLKVEQKVDQKATQRHIEEDRMMLVQAAIVRIMKMRKTLQHSQLIGEVLNQVSTRFIPKVTMVKKCIDILMQKEYIERLKNQKDMYSYVA, encoded by the coding sequence ATGTTCAACGTATTCTTCGGAAGGAAGGCTTCAAGAAAGCAGGAACCAGAGACTTCGAGAAAGCAGCAACCAGAAACTTCGGGAAAGCAGGAACCAGAGACTACGAGAAAGCAGGAACCAGAGACTTCGAGGAACGAGCAGCAAGTCAAATTAATCATTCAAAGTAATCAAAGTAAGCTGGAGCGGAGCCAGAAACTCAACGAAACCTGGACAGAGTTGGTAGGTGATATAACTCAAATCTACAAGCAGGAACAAAATCTTTTGCCATCCAGTTACATTGCGCTCTATACAAAAGTTTACAACTACTGCGTCACCGCTAAAGAAACGTCGGCAAAGCCAGTGATATATGGCGACAGGATGGCGCAATGGCCAGAGCATCTGCTGCATAACCGATTGAAGGAGTTCCTTGAGCAGTATCTGCTCTCCTCGCTGGAGAGTGGAATCGGTCTTGTGGACGTGGAAGTACTCCGGTTTTACACGAAACGCTGGGAAGAATATCAGTTCTCTAGTGAAGTCCTAGACGGCGCTTGTGGCTATCTGAATCGACACTGGGTAATGCGAGAAAGGCAAGAAGGTCACAAGGACGTGTATGAAGTCTACGAAATGGCGTTAGTAACGTGGCGTGAAAACCTTCTCAAAAACCTAAACAAACCAATTACGAGTGCAGTGCTTAAGCTGATCGAGCGTGAACGTAACGGTGAAACGATTAATTCAAGGTTGATATCTGGCGTTGTGAATTGCTACGTAAAACTTGGTTTAAACAAAGACGGTGCGGATCCGCCAAGTTTGTCGGTGTATAAAGAAGGCTTCGAAAATGTGTTTCTTGAGGACACTGAAATGTTCTACGCCCGAGAAAGCGCCGAATTCCTGCGGCAGAATCCGGTAACCGAGTACTTGAAGCGTGTGGAACAACGTTTAAGCGAAGAAGAAAAACGTGTGCGGGTGTATTTGCATGAAAGCACTCAGAAAAGTCTGAAGGAAACGTGTGAGCGTGCTTTGATTCAGAATCACCTAGAGCAGTTCAATGCCGAATTTCAAAATCTGCTCGATTCCAACGACAGGAACTGCGAACTACAGCGAATGTATTCACTGATGGTACGTGTCCCCGGAGGCTTGGTTGAACTGAAGACTATTCTTGAAGCACACATTCACAACCAAGGATTGGCGGCCATCGCCAAGTGCGCCGAAACTGCCTTGACTGACCCGAGAATTTACGTCCAGTCGATTTTGGACGTTCACAAAACATATAACGATCTAGTCATTACTGCATTCGATAACGATAGTGGATTTGTGACCGCTTTAGATaaatcctgcggaaattttatAAATAGAAATGCAGTTACGGCTGCAAGCGGAAGCAGCGGTAAAAGTCCCGAACTGCTTGCAAAGTATTGTGATCTGTTGTTGAAAAAATCCAGCAAGAATCCCGAGGAAGGTGAGCTTGAGGATGCTCTTAACCAAGTGATGATAGTTTTCAAGTACATCGAAGATAAGGatgtatttcaaaatttctaCAGCAGAATGCTCGCCAAGCGTCTCGTCCAATACGTGTCTGCTAGTGATGATGCCGAAGCGTCAATGATTTCCAAACTTAAGCAGGCATGTGGCTTCGAGTACACGAATAAATTACAGCGAATGTTCCAAGACATAGGAATTTCAAAGCGTCTCAACGGAAAGTTTAAACAGCATGTGAAAAAAATGCCCCAATCTGCGGGGAATGACATTGATTTCAGTATCCTCGTCCTATCGTCTGGCTCTTGGCCATTCAAGCAAGGTGCTGCGTGTTCCGTACCGTTTGAGTTGGAACAGTCTGTCCATCGATTCAATGAATTCTACGCAAACCAACATTCCGGACGGAAGCTAACCTGGCTCTACAATCTGAGTCGCGGGGAACTTGTTACAAACTGCTTCCGATTGCAATACACTCTTCAGGCCAGCACGTTCCAAATGGCTGTTTTATTGCAGTTCAATGAGCAAACAACATGGACGGTTCAGCAGTTGGGCGAAAACACAACCATCAAACACGATACTTTAGTTCAAGTACTTCAGCTACTGTTAAAAGCAAAGTTGCTCACCTGTTCGGACGGCGAAGCCGATCTTCAGCCTGGCTCGCGCGTTGAACTGAATACCGAGTTTAAAAATAAGAAACTTCGAATCAACATAAACTTCCCGCTCAAAGTAGAGCAAAAGGTAGACCAGAAAGCGACACAGCGGCACATCGAGGAGGATCGTATGATGCTGGTACAGGCAGCAATCGTAAGGATTATGAAGATGCGCAAAACACTGCAGCACTCGCAGCTGATCGGTGAAGTGCTGAACCAGGTTTCGACCAGATTTATACCGAAGGTTACAATGGTAAAGAAATGCATTGACATTCTTATGCAGAAGGAGTACATCGAGCGCCTGAAAAATCAGAAAGATATGTACAGCTATGTAGCTTGA